A genomic region of Arvicola amphibius chromosome X, mArvAmp1.2, whole genome shotgun sequence contains the following coding sequences:
- the LOC119804982 gene encoding EZH inhibitory protein-like yields the protein MASHSTLKKGQKHPQANVSGYMDTPRKTSRPRGMNPVASVPTRGGASATGKVLQSITAKPATSDSISVAGEDRESQHADLQGSGGPDSPNTKLGRVGPRTRSLGERDQPLKGATSASGNPAQTESSRRRKQPGRDLATRYPGELQLPEATEEPSVSQPSSSLRSHRSEASVQSQKFSESAFGSAATMSHQVSTRASKTRSQAVLPVSGGHKSAPEFSFDEGHATAAGQNLCQQATLQVPDPGLGQGESEVSPGSKGGVIVGGRVLRSRTTASGHHSSALEVSPGVRRTGQSLRPQADLQDPVGSATVGRRPDTTGNLATPRKGSRVSRPSSDRRYSGEAVEPASGPSSQTQGSLSTSPTEDPKSTETANCSSPPRRPVRMRASSPSPGRRYHLIRQFNGVLSSFPLFSDALDIPNSGSSSSSSPDQSPCASP from the coding sequence ATGGCCAGCCATTCAACCTTAAAGAAGGGGCAGAAGCACCCCCAGGCCAACGTTTCGGGGTATATGGACACACCTAGAAAGACCTCTAGGCCCCGCGGAATGAATCCTGTTGCCTCAGTGCCGACCCGCGGTGGTGCCTCTGCGACAGGCAAAGTTCTCCAGAGCATCACAGCCAAACCTGCAACATCTGACTCCATCTCTGTGGCTGGTGAAGATCGGGAGAGTCAGCATGCCGACCTCCAGGGTAGCGGTGGCCCGGACAGCCCAAACACAAAACTTGGACGTGTTGGGCCCCGGACAAGGAGCCTCGGAGAGAGGGACCAACCCTTGAAAGGAGCCACCTCGGCCAGCGGGAACCCGGCTCAGACAGAAAGTAGTAGAAGGAGGAAGCAGCCCGGCCGAGACCTAGCTACAAGATATCCAGGTGAGCTTCAGCTTCCGGAAGCTACAGAAGAGCCTTCTGTGTCTCAGCCATCATCTTCTCTGAGATCTCACCGCTCTGAAGCTTCCGTGCAGAGCCAGAAATTCTCAGAATCTGCCTTTGGAAGCgctgccaccatgtcacaccaggTGTCTACTCGGGCTTCTAAGACCCGCAGCCAAGctgttctgcctgtctctggtggTCACAAGAGTGCACCTGAGTTCAGCTTTGACGAAGGGCACGCCACTGCTGCTGGCCAGAATCTCTGTCAACAGGCCACTCTGCAGGTTCCTGATCCTGGTCTTGGTCAGggtgaatctgaggtcagccctGGTTCCAAAGGCGGCGTGATTGTTGGAGGCAGGGTACTCCGCTCACGTACCACTGCATCTGGTCATCATAGCAGTGCTTTGGAGGTCAGCCCTGGCGTCCGCCGCACCGGCCAGAGTTTACGCCCTCAAGCCGATCTACAGGATCCTGTTGGCAGCGCTACTGTGGGGCGTCGTCCTGATACTACAGGCAACCTCGCAACGCCACGCAAAGGCTCCCGTGTGTCCAGGCCTAGCTCTGACCGCCGATACAGCGGAGAGGCAGTGGAGCCTGCCTCTGGCCCTAGCAGCCAGACCCAAGGAAGCCTGTCCACCTCGCCGACTGAAGATCCGAAGAGCACCGAAACGGCCAACTGCAGCTCTCCTCCAAGGCGCCCAGTCCGTATGCGGGCCTCTTCCCCTTCACCTGGTAGGCGCTATCATTTGATTAGGCAGTTTAATGGGGTCCTCAGCTCTTTCCCCTTATTTTCTGATGCTCTGGATATTCCAAATTCTGGCTCTTCCTCAAGCAGTTCACCTGACCAAAGTCCCTGCGCCTCTCCTTGA